From the Leptospira biflexa serovar Patoc strain 'Patoc 1 (Paris)' genome, one window contains:
- the serA gene encoding phosphoglycerate dehydrogenase, with protein sequence MVSYPKGKIKVLLLENIHKDAYELFHRDGFDVTLVKDAMEEAELIEKIADVHVLGIRSKTNVTKKALDNAKKLMTIGCFCIGTNQVELEEAEKKAVPVFNAPYSNTRSVAELVIAEIIMLARKASDQSKDVHLGKWNKIAKGCFEVRGKTLGIIGYGHIGTQVSVLAESMGMRVVFYDIISKLPLGNATAAHNYEEVLRQADFISFHVPETEETKNLFRKEHLPLLKDGSYVLNLSRGKVLEIDALVEGIKSGKIAGAGVDVFPEEPKSNDDPFVSALQGLPNVILTPHIGGSTEEAQKNIGTEVAEKLLKFINNGSTTFSVNFPNIELGSLKSGYHRILNIHQNQPGFLRDINSIISDMGGNILTQNLSTSTNIGYLSMEIDKNLGDELKDKIKAHKHSIRTRILY encoded by the coding sequence ATGGTATCTTATCCCAAAGGAAAAATAAAAGTCCTACTCCTGGAAAACATCCACAAGGATGCATATGAACTTTTCCACCGAGATGGTTTTGATGTGACTCTCGTCAAAGATGCGATGGAAGAAGCGGAACTCATCGAAAAAATCGCAGATGTTCATGTCCTCGGCATCCGCAGCAAAACAAATGTCACAAAGAAAGCGTTAGACAATGCAAAAAAATTAATGACGATCGGCTGTTTTTGTATTGGAACGAACCAAGTCGAATTGGAAGAAGCAGAAAAAAAAGCAGTTCCCGTTTTTAATGCTCCCTATAGCAACACTCGGTCAGTCGCAGAACTTGTGATAGCTGAGATCATCATGCTCGCAAGGAAAGCATCTGACCAATCAAAAGATGTCCACCTTGGTAAATGGAATAAAATAGCCAAGGGATGTTTTGAAGTACGAGGAAAAACGCTTGGGATCATTGGGTATGGGCATATTGGAACACAAGTATCCGTACTTGCCGAATCCATGGGGATGCGTGTTGTGTTTTATGATATCATTTCCAAACTCCCACTTGGGAATGCAACCGCTGCGCATAATTATGAAGAAGTTCTAAGACAAGCTGATTTTATCTCCTTTCATGTACCGGAAACAGAAGAGACCAAAAATTTATTCCGAAAAGAACATTTACCACTTCTAAAAGATGGCTCCTATGTTTTGAATTTGTCTCGCGGAAAGGTTTTGGAAATTGATGCCCTTGTCGAAGGAATCAAATCTGGAAAAATTGCGGGAGCAGGTGTGGATGTTTTCCCAGAAGAACCTAAGTCCAATGATGATCCCTTTGTGAGCGCACTCCAAGGTTTACCAAATGTAATCCTCACACCTCATATTGGAGGATCCACTGAGGAAGCGCAAAAAAATATTGGAACAGAAGTTGCGGAAAAATTATTAAAATTCATCAACAACGGCTCTACCACTTTTTCTGTGAATTTTCCCAATATTGAACTTGGAAGTTTGAAATCCGGTTATCATCGTATTTTAAACATCCACCAAAACCAACCAGGGTTTTTACGGGACATCAACTCGATCATCTCGGATATGGGCGGAAATATCCTAACTCAAAACCTCAGCACATCAACAAACATAGGTTATTTGAGTATGGAAATCGACAAAAACCTGGGTGATGAATTGAAAGATAAAATCAAAGCCCACAAACATTCGATTCGCACTCGAATTCTCTACTAA
- a CDS encoding MAPEG family protein, producing the protein MTILIICLLVSIAQIYIAKAFVAIAMAREGKGYDNHHPRMQQSKLTGWGARAYAAHQNGFEAFAMFACGVLLNLLLEVDLYFAEILTLSFVTLRFLYIYLYIADFSYARSTIWVIAFLCNLGLYILPFMY; encoded by the coding sequence ATGACAATTCTCATCATTTGCCTTTTGGTTTCAATCGCCCAAATCTACATTGCAAAAGCCTTTGTGGCAATTGCAATGGCACGCGAAGGAAAGGGGTATGACAACCACCACCCTCGTATGCAACAATCCAAACTCACTGGATGGGGGGCGCGTGCCTATGCTGCTCATCAAAATGGTTTTGAAGCCTTCGCTATGTTTGCTTGTGGTGTCTTACTCAATTTACTTTTAGAAGTTGATTTGTATTTTGCGGAAATTCTAACATTAAGTTTTGTAACCCTTCGATTTTTATACATTTACCTCTACATAGCTGACTTTTCCTATGCTCGTTCTACCATTTGGGTCATTGCCTTCCTTTGTAATTTGGGATTGTACATTTTGCCATTCATGTATTAA
- a CDS encoding MBL fold metallo-hydrolase has product MMEVLPIFTNSPLRNYTYLIYSNRTGEVYCVDPYNAPLLLDLMKKMGLKLKGILNTHEHGDHTEGNLELKEATNCLVYGHTKAKNTIPGLDTTLKEGDICFSTEGESIEVWDTPGHTFSHLSFVHKNPNTILGIFSGDTLFNVGVGNCFRGGDPNTLYETIKNRYATLPDSCLLYPGHDYWENNLAFSNHVEPNHDFRDRFQKTRTEHFQSTLGLERQLSPFFRLGSGGIKERLTELGESFTDDRSIFLRLRKLRDRW; this is encoded by the coding sequence ATGATGGAAGTCCTTCCCATTTTTACGAACTCACCCTTACGCAATTACACCTATCTCATTTACTCAAATCGAACAGGCGAAGTGTATTGTGTGGATCCTTATAACGCTCCACTCCTTCTCGATTTGATGAAAAAAATGGGTTTAAAACTCAAAGGGATTTTGAACACACATGAACATGGGGACCACACAGAAGGGAATTTAGAACTGAAAGAGGCAACAAATTGTCTTGTGTATGGACATACAAAGGCAAAAAATACCATCCCTGGCCTTGATACAACTCTGAAAGAAGGTGACATCTGTTTTTCGACCGAAGGCGAAAGTATTGAGGTTTGGGACACTCCTGGCCATACATTTTCCCATTTGAGTTTTGTTCATAAAAATCCAAACACCATCCTTGGGATTTTTTCAGGGGATACCTTATTCAATGTCGGTGTGGGAAATTGTTTTCGAGGTGGTGATCCGAATACCCTTTACGAAACCATAAAGAATCGATATGCCACTCTTCCCGATTCCTGTCTTTTGTATCCAGGGCATGACTACTGGGAAAATAATTTGGCATTTTCAAATCACGTGGAACCAAACCATGATTTTCGCGACCGGTTCCAAAAAACAAGGACCGAACACTTCCAATCCACTTTAGGATTGGAAAGGCAATTGAGTCCTTTTTTTCGACTTGGGTCTGGAGGAATAAAAGAGCGTCTAACAGAATTAGGTGAATCTTTCACTGATGATAGGTCCATTTTTTTACGCTTACGAAAACTAAGGGATCGTTGGTAA